The following are from one region of the Pirellulaceae bacterium genome:
- a CDS encoding trypsin-like peptidase domain-containing protein — protein MLRCAMTIWTLTALVLCSAVAKADCVVLFFQSAQCQPCKQMEPALHNLQGQGLDIRSVEAPEQLDLAKRYQIKNLPTLIVLRDGREVDRIVGVVGADVLASRLGRAASRGQSMVGEPSQAAPTGPVIRGQSPPTGFPLLASAGSVARTDSAWNEDPPAVVQPASYGKSESRQSQQPSPHASATDSPGDLEQAFSRAMAATVRIRVEESNTTAYGTGTIVAVHGQEALVLTCGHLFRDMLPGSKLTVELLAGTPRQSNVLAQLIDFKADKEDIALLTFQLPVTVQPVEVLPRDQRVQVGQQVFSIGCDHGANPTRRDTRITHVNRYLGPSNIEIAGAPAVGRSGGGLFDARGRLIGVCNAACNQDDEGIYASAEVIYQQLARVDQAHLFGSGSQVVQSNHQSNAQPVVEPPVSQPIKATQVATNRGQVQWPDERTDGPPPMASLSANRDSRSDGRATQPTPSTSAVAQLICVVRDGSGQDRVVTIDQPSAGLLQAIEQHGSGLK, from the coding sequence ATGCTTCGTTGCGCAATGACAATCTGGACTTTGACGGCATTGGTCTTATGCTCGGCAGTGGCAAAGGCCGATTGCGTGGTTCTGTTCTTCCAATCAGCGCAGTGCCAGCCATGCAAGCAAATGGAACCGGCGCTGCACAATCTACAAGGCCAAGGTCTGGACATCCGCTCGGTGGAGGCTCCCGAACAATTGGACTTGGCCAAACGCTATCAAATCAAGAATCTGCCGACGCTAATAGTTCTGCGAGACGGTCGAGAAGTTGATCGCATCGTGGGTGTCGTCGGGGCGGATGTATTGGCTTCGCGACTGGGTCGAGCCGCCTCGCGCGGTCAGTCGATGGTCGGTGAGCCGAGTCAGGCAGCGCCCACCGGACCGGTTATCCGAGGGCAATCGCCACCGACTGGCTTTCCATTGCTAGCATCAGCGGGATCGGTAGCACGAACGGACAGCGCATGGAATGAGGATCCGCCGGCGGTTGTGCAGCCAGCTTCGTATGGAAAAAGTGAAAGTCGCCAGAGCCAACAACCTTCGCCCCATGCGTCTGCAACCGATTCGCCTGGTGACCTGGAGCAGGCTTTCAGTCGCGCGATGGCAGCTACGGTTCGTATTCGCGTGGAAGAGTCCAACACCACAGCCTACGGCACCGGAACGATCGTGGCCGTACATGGTCAGGAAGCTCTGGTGCTGACCTGTGGTCACCTGTTTCGCGACATGCTGCCCGGATCAAAATTGACAGTTGAACTACTGGCGGGCACGCCGCGTCAGTCAAACGTGTTGGCGCAATTGATTGACTTTAAAGCGGACAAGGAAGATATCGCGCTATTGACCTTTCAATTGCCGGTCACCGTTCAGCCGGTTGAAGTACTGCCGCGTGATCAGCGGGTTCAGGTCGGCCAGCAGGTATTCAGCATCGGCTGTGATCACGGTGCCAATCCAACTCGCCGCGATACCCGAATTACCCACGTTAATCGATATCTTGGACCGTCGAACATTGAAATCGCTGGCGCTCCTGCCGTGGGACGTAGCGGAGGCGGATTGTTCGATGCCCGTGGTCGGCTGATCGGGGTGTGCAACGCCGCCTGCAATCAAGACGACGAAGGTATTTACGCATCCGCCGAAGTGATCTACCAACAACTGGCTCGCGTCGATCAAGCACATTTGTTCGGTTCTGGCTCGCAGGTTGTACAATCCAATCACCAATCCAACGCGCAACCGGTCGTCGAGCCTCCAGTCAGCCAACCAATCAAGGCAACGCAGGTCGCAACCAATCGCGGTCAAGTTCAATGGCCCGATGAGCGCACGGATGGTCCGCCGCCGATGGCTTCCTTGAGCGCCAACCGTGATTCGCGCAGCGACGGCCGCGCCACTCAGCCGACTCCATCCACTTCGGCAGTGGCGCAACTGATCTGCGTGGTTCGCGATGGCAGTGGTCAGGATCGAGTCGTGACGATCGACCAGCCCTCAGCTGGGTTGTTGCAAGCCATCGAACAACACGGTTCTGGCTTGAAATAG
- a CDS encoding DUF1559 domain-containing protein has protein sequence MRTVGRLGFTLVELLVVMAIIGLLVALLIPAVQAVREAARKMQCQNNLKQIGLALRNYESAHKRLPPSMVWHGKGEPNGGGLLPIGVLDRVATGISPQSEPDRLGFNWLIMLLPHMEQSNVYDKLDSRLAIDDPVNRPIAAIEQPTLKCPSDGNNGQPLERAQLVGITGHTYARGNYGMNMGINPYCFTFDGSCPDGFKADSPDLQNKASRVWGSGVGGFNTSFALSEFPEGLSNIIAVDEVRAGISPIDSRGVWALGMAGSSITGAHPTGPNFVERGDGITACGMLILMVSQAALRKMRMPCETSPIPGNYSATARSQHSGIVNALRLDGSVESIGNNVERLVWLKLHSRDSALAERIAK, from the coding sequence ATGCGGACGGTAGGTAGACTGGGTTTTACCCTGGTGGAGCTGTTGGTGGTGATGGCGATTATTGGTCTGCTGGTCGCTTTACTGATTCCGGCGGTTCAGGCGGTGCGGGAGGCGGCGCGGAAGATGCAGTGCCAGAATAATCTGAAGCAAATTGGACTGGCGCTACGTAATTACGAAAGCGCCCACAAGAGACTGCCACCGTCGATGGTCTGGCACGGCAAGGGGGAGCCCAACGGCGGTGGGCTGCTGCCAATCGGTGTGCTGGACCGGGTGGCAACCGGCATTAGCCCACAGAGTGAACCCGATCGACTAGGCTTCAACTGGCTGATCATGCTGCTGCCTCACATGGAACAGTCGAATGTCTACGACAAACTGGATAGCCGCTTGGCCATCGATGATCCGGTCAATCGCCCGATAGCGGCCATCGAGCAGCCGACTCTAAAGTGCCCCAGCGATGGGAATAATGGTCAACCGCTGGAGCGAGCACAATTGGTTGGAATCACCGGTCATACCTACGCCCGAGGCAATTACGGGATGAACATGGGCATCAATCCCTACTGCTTTACCTTTGACGGGAGTTGTCCTGATGGATTTAAGGCCGATAGCCCGGACCTGCAAAACAAGGCCAGTCGTGTCTGGGGCAGCGGTGTTGGCGGATTTAATACATCGTTTGCGCTGAGCGAATTCCCAGAGGGTTTGTCTAACATCATTGCTGTTGACGAGGTGCGCGCTGGCATATCACCCATCGACTCGCGTGGGGTATGGGCGCTGGGCATGGCGGGATCGAGCATTACCGGGGCGCATCCGACTGGGCCGAACTTCGTCGAACGTGGCGATGGAATTACAGCTTGTGGCATGTTGATTTTGATGGTCAGCCAGGCCGCGCTGCGCAAGATGCGGATGCCCTGTGAAACCTCGCCGATCCCAGGCAATTATTCCGCAACAGCTCGCAGCCAGCACAGCGGCATCGTCAATGCGCTGCGGTTGGACGGTTCGGTCGAGTCCATTGGCAACAACGTCGAGCGACTGGTATGGCTGAAGCTGCATTCGCGTGATAGCGCTCTAGCCGAACGCATCGCCAAGTAG